From Mucilaginibacter inviolabilis, a single genomic window includes:
- a CDS encoding BatA domain-containing protein: MHFIYSAFLFALLTLAIPVIIHLFNFRKFQKVNFSNVQFLKEIQEQQASRRNLKERLILAARLLALFFLVLAFARPYLPGQNSGNTGRQNAVSIFVDNSYSMETLNREGSLLDDAKQKAKEIASAYNINDRFQLLTQDFEGKHQRLLSRDEFNDAVDQVKISAQSRTLQQIINRQQNLLITQPGSIRSAYIISDLQKNMATKPVKTDTSIAVSLIQLKAGNLPNVAVDSVWLLSAVHRPGENEKLVVRLHNYADEKADKVPLKVTINGVQKALGSYTIPARAVQTDTLAFMGLQAGWQQGLVELQDNPVTFDNQFYFSFNVSAEMPVLLIDGGTPNLYLKAVFASDPFFAAQRVPDGNVDYAGLNSLPIVVISDVKAISTGLAQQLKTYVAKGGTLVVFPAIDIDLANYRAFLQSMNAAWPEKLITEATKVSALNRQSPVFKNVFENFPDNPDLPVVKKYYQLNTSRGGQDNLMKLTGGQTFWAGYTSGRGKVYVAAVPLDETYSNLPRHALFVPTLFRIALLSGHDLPLFYTLGEDETLEIPPVQVTEKQLLKLVKGNQSTIPDVRQQEGSTMLYLSDQLHETGIYTLKKQDSTLATLAFNDNRSESDMSYLSQTSLKQLMPASTTLLTGSNASLKGIVTETNFGTQLWKLCIILALIFLAAEILLIRYFNPGKQAIKQPV; encoded by the coding sequence ATGCACTTTATATATTCGGCTTTTTTATTTGCACTGCTCACGTTAGCTATCCCGGTTATCATCCACTTATTCAACTTTCGTAAGTTTCAGAAGGTGAATTTCAGCAATGTGCAGTTTTTGAAAGAGATCCAGGAGCAGCAGGCATCGCGCCGTAACTTAAAGGAACGGTTGATACTGGCTGCACGTTTGTTGGCCCTGTTTTTCCTGGTACTGGCTTTTGCCAGGCCGTATTTGCCGGGGCAAAATTCCGGTAACACCGGTCGGCAAAACGCGGTAAGCATTTTTGTGGATAACTCCTACAGTATGGAAACCCTCAATCGCGAAGGTTCGTTGCTGGATGATGCCAAACAAAAGGCTAAAGAAATTGCATCGGCCTATAATATTAATGATCGTTTCCAGCTGCTTACGCAGGATTTTGAAGGCAAACACCAACGCCTGCTCAGCCGCGATGAGTTTAACGACGCGGTTGACCAGGTAAAGATCAGCGCGCAAAGCCGCACCCTGCAGCAAATCATCAACCGTCAGCAAAACCTGTTGATTACACAACCGGGATCTATCAGATCGGCTTATATTATTTCCGATCTTCAAAAAAATATGGCCACTAAGCCGGTAAAAACTGATACCAGTATAGCAGTTAGCCTGATACAGCTGAAAGCCGGCAACCTGCCCAATGTAGCGGTTGACTCTGTTTGGTTATTAAGCGCGGTGCATCGCCCTGGCGAGAACGAAAAGCTGGTAGTTCGATTACACAACTATGCTGATGAAAAGGCTGATAAAGTGCCGCTAAAAGTCACCATCAATGGCGTGCAGAAAGCATTGGGCAGCTATACCATTCCGGCACGTGCCGTACAAACCGATACACTGGCCTTTATGGGGCTGCAGGCCGGTTGGCAGCAGGGGCTGGTTGAACTGCAGGACAACCCGGTTACGTTTGATAACCAATTTTACTTTAGCTTTAATGTAAGCGCGGAAATGCCAGTGCTGCTGATTGATGGTGGTACACCCAATCTGTATTTAAAGGCTGTATTTGCTTCTGATCCATTTTTTGCCGCCCAGCGTGTACCTGATGGTAATGTAGATTATGCAGGTCTCAACAGTTTGCCCATTGTAGTGATCAGCGATGTAAAAGCCATATCCACGGGTTTGGCACAACAATTAAAAACCTATGTTGCTAAAGGTGGAACACTGGTTGTTTTTCCTGCAATAGATATCGATCTGGCTAACTATCGCGCGTTCCTGCAATCCATGAATGCTGCCTGGCCCGAAAAGTTAATTACAGAAGCTACCAAAGTTTCAGCTCTGAACAGGCAAAGCCCGGTGTTTAAAAATGTGTTTGAGAATTTTCCCGATAATCCCGATCTGCCGGTGGTTAAAAAATATTATCAGTTAAATACCTCGCGCGGAGGACAGGATAACCTGATGAAGCTAACAGGTGGACAAACCTTTTGGGCAGGTTATACCAGCGGTCGCGGCAAAGTATATGTTGCAGCTGTTCCTCTTGATGAAACATACAGCAATTTGCCCCGGCACGCTCTTTTTGTGCCTACACTGTTCCGGATAGCGCTGCTAAGCGGGCACGACCTGCCTTTGTTTTACACCTTAGGTGAAGATGAAACGCTGGAGATACCACCTGTACAGGTTACCGAAAAGCAGTTGCTTAAACTGGTAAAAGGCAATCAAAGCACCATTCCAGATGTGCGACAGCAGGAGGGGAGTACAATGCTCTACCTGTCTGATCAGTTACACGAAACCGGAATCTATACGTTGAAAAAGCAGGATAGCACGCTGGCAACGCTGGCCTTTAACGATAACCGCAGCGAATCTGACATGAGTTATTTGAGCCAGACCAGCCTTAAACAATTAATGCCGGCTTCAACCACCTTATTAACAGGTAGTAACGCTTCACTAAAAGGTATTGTGACCGAAACAAATTTTGGCACACAATTATGGAAACTTTGTATAATTTTGGCATTGATTTTTCTGGCCGCCGAAATTTTGTTGATCAGGTACTTTAACCCGGGTAAACAAGCCATAAAGCAGCCTGTTTGA
- a CDS encoding dihydroorotase, with protein sequence MNLLIKSATILDPGSAFHQQVTDILIENGVITRIAEDIEADAEVIDGEGKYVSPGFFDLNCNIGELGLETKEDMHSGTRAAAAGGFTGIALMPNTSPPVHSKAEIEYLLNRAKNNLVDVYPLGTISHKREGKDLAEMYDMYLSGARAFTDGNRPVQDAGLMERALLYAQGFDATVFSYPEDTAIAGKAKVNEGEVSTLLGMKGIPSLAEELMIARDLYLAEYTVSRIHFSTISTARSVELIREAKRKGLEVTCDVAAHHLILTDEALMGFDSMYKVKPPLRTKDDVLALIKGLKDGTIDAIVSQHTPHEVEFKDVEFEMAEYGITGFQTALPLALKSGLPVELLVEKLAINPREILGVTVPVIAEGERANLVLFDAETEWEYSSKNNRSKSVNSPFFGQQLKGKVQLTYNNKQIFK encoded by the coding sequence ATGAATTTGCTTATCAAATCTGCCACCATTCTTGATCCCGGATCAGCCTTTCATCAACAAGTTACCGATATTTTAATTGAAAACGGGGTAATCACCCGCATTGCCGAAGACATCGAAGCCGATGCCGAAGTGATAGATGGCGAAGGTAAATATGTATCGCCTGGTTTTTTCGACCTCAACTGTAACATTGGTGAACTGGGTCTGGAAACCAAGGAGGATATGCATTCGGGCACACGTGCTGCTGCTGCCGGTGGCTTTACCGGTATTGCATTGATGCCTAACACCAGCCCACCAGTACACTCCAAAGCCGAAATTGAATACCTGCTTAACCGCGCTAAAAATAACCTGGTTGACGTATATCCTTTAGGAACCATATCCCACAAGCGAGAGGGTAAGGATTTGGCCGAAATGTATGATATGTACCTGAGCGGGGCCCGTGCTTTTACCGATGGTAACCGCCCTGTACAGGATGCAGGCCTCATGGAGCGTGCTTTATTATATGCCCAGGGTTTTGATGCCACGGTATTCTCGTACCCCGAGGATACGGCCATAGCCGGGAAAGCCAAAGTGAACGAAGGCGAAGTAAGCACCCTGTTGGGAATGAAAGGAATTCCATCACTGGCCGAAGAACTGATGATAGCGCGCGATCTTTACCTGGCCGAATATACCGTATCCAGAATTCACTTCAGTACCATATCAACCGCCCGCTCGGTTGAGCTTATCCGCGAAGCTAAACGTAAAGGCTTGGAAGTTACCTGCGATGTGGCCGCACACCACCTGATACTTACAGACGAGGCCTTAATGGGCTTTGATAGCATGTACAAGGTAAAACCACCGCTGCGTACCAAAGATGATGTTTTGGCGTTGATAAAGGGGCTTAAAGACGGCACTATCGATGCCATTGTAAGCCAGCATACCCCACATGAAGTGGAGTTTAAGGATGTGGAATTTGAAATGGCCGAATATGGGATAACTGGTTTCCAGACCGCCTTACCGCTGGCCCTTAAATCGGGTTTACCGGTAGAGCTGCTGGTTGAAAAGCTGGCCATTAACCCGCGCGAAATACTGGGTGTAACCGTACCGGTTATTGCTGAAGGTGAACGGGCCAACCTGGTGCTTTTTGACGCCGAAACAGAATGGGAATACAGCAGTAAAAATAATCGCTCCAAATCGGTTAATTCACCGTTTTTTGGGCAACAGTTAAAAGGAAAAGTACAGCTAACCTATAATAACAAACAAATATTTAAATAA